A single region of the Streptomyces sp. NBC_01262 genome encodes:
- a CDS encoding VWA domain-containing protein translates to MTDERLRRWRLVLGGGPADGTGQELTGRDAGMDRTLGALYWGQGGEPRTAGLGGSAPQVARWLGDIREYFPVSVVQVMQRDAIDRLGLSALLLEPEMLEAVEADVHLVGTLLSLHKAMPETTRQTARAVVRKVVDDLEKKLATRTRATLGGALDRSARVNRPRHRDIDWDRTIRANLKNYLPEYGTIVPERLVGHGRASQAVKKDVVLCIDQSGSMAASVVYASVFGAVLASMRSIDTKLVVFDTSVVDLTDRLEDPVDVLFGTQLGGGTDINRALAYCQSLITRPAETVVVLISDLYEGGIRDEMLKRVAAMKAAGVQFVALLALSDEGAPSYDREHAAALAALGAPAFACTPDLFPEIMAAAIEKRPLPVPDPAA, encoded by the coding sequence ATGACTGACGAACGACTGCGGCGCTGGCGGCTCGTACTGGGCGGGGGGCCGGCCGACGGCACCGGGCAGGAGCTGACGGGGCGGGACGCCGGCATGGACCGGACGCTGGGGGCGCTGTACTGGGGGCAGGGCGGTGAGCCGCGTACCGCGGGGCTGGGCGGGTCGGCGCCGCAGGTGGCGCGGTGGCTGGGGGACATCCGGGAGTACTTCCCGGTCTCCGTCGTGCAGGTGATGCAGCGGGACGCCATAGACCGGCTCGGGCTGTCCGCGCTCCTGCTGGAGCCGGAGATGCTGGAGGCGGTGGAGGCCGACGTACACCTGGTGGGGACGCTGCTGTCGCTGCACAAGGCGATGCCGGAGACGACCCGGCAGACCGCGCGGGCCGTCGTCCGCAAGGTGGTGGACGACCTGGAGAAGAAGCTGGCGACCCGGACCCGGGCGACGCTGGGCGGCGCCCTGGACCGGTCGGCGCGGGTGAACCGCCCCCGGCACCGGGACATCGACTGGGACCGCACGATACGGGCCAACCTGAAGAACTACCTCCCGGAGTACGGGACGATCGTGCCGGAGCGACTGGTGGGCCACGGCCGGGCCTCGCAGGCGGTGAAGAAGGATGTCGTGCTGTGCATCGACCAGTCCGGGTCGATGGCGGCGTCCGTCGTCTACGCGTCGGTCTTCGGGGCGGTGCTGGCCTCGATGCGGAGCATCGACACCAAGCTGGTGGTCTTCGACACCTCCGTAGTGGATCTGACAGACCGGCTGGAGGACCCGGTCGATGTCCTGTTCGGCACGCAGCTCGGCGGCGGCACGGACATCAACCGGGCGCTCGCGTACTGCCAGTCCCTGATCACCCGACCCGCCGAGACCGTCGTCGTCCTCATCAGCGACCTGTACGAGGGCGGGATACGCGACGAGATGCTCAAGCGGGTCGCCGCGATGAAGGCGGCCGGCGTGCAGTTCGTGGCGCTGCTCGCGCTGTCCGACGAGGGCGCGCCGTCCTACGACCGGGAGCACGCGGCGGCGCTGGCCGCCCTGGGGGCGCCGGCCTTCGCCTGTACACCGGATCTTTTCCCGGAGATCATGGCGGCGGCCATCGAGAAGCGGCCGTTGCCGGTACCCGATCCCGCTGCCTGA